In Saccharothrix violaceirubra, the following are encoded in one genomic region:
- a CDS encoding PspC domain-containing protein — MTNDVLGQATAKVKKFRRSRSDRMVAGVCGGLSELIGVDAALLRVLLVAATLFGFGTGALLYLAGWILVPEAE; from the coding sequence GCCAGGCCACCGCCAAGGTCAAGAAGTTCCGCCGCAGCCGGAGCGACCGCATGGTCGCCGGTGTGTGCGGCGGGTTGTCCGAACTCATCGGCGTGGACGCGGCGCTGCTGCGCGTCCTGCTGGTCGCCGCGACCCTGTTCGGGTTCGGCACCGGCGCGCTGCTCTACCTCGCGGGCTGGATCCTCGTGCCCGAGGCCGAGTGA